Proteins from one Telopea speciosissima isolate NSW1024214 ecotype Mountain lineage chromosome 1, Tspe_v1, whole genome shotgun sequence genomic window:
- the LOC122648826 gene encoding 40S ribosomal protein S15 gives MADVEVDVASGQPKRRTFKKFSFRGVDLDALLDMSTDELVKLFTARARRRFQRGLKRKPMALIKKLRKAKREAPPGEKPEPVRTHLRNMIIVPEMIGSIIGVYNGKTFNQVEIKPEMIGHYLAEFSISYKPVKHGRPGIGATHSSRFIPLK, from the exons ATG GCGGACGTGGAAGTAGATGTTGCCTCAGGGCAGCCGAAGAGGAGAACGTTCAAAAAGTTCAGTTTCAGAGGCGTCGACTTAGATGCGCTGCTTGACATGTCTACCGACGAGCTTGTTAAGCTCTTCACAGCCCGGGCTCGCCGAAG GTTCCAACGAGGTCTAAAGCGAAAGCCCATGGCTCTGATCAAGAAACTCCGCAAGGCG AAGCGAGAGGCCCCACCTGGTGAGAAGCCAGAGCCAGTTAGAACTCATCTTCGTAACATGATCATAGTACCTGAGATGATTGGAAGCATCATTGGGGTTTACAATGGCAAGACCTTCAACCAGGTTGAAATCAAGCCAGAGATGATTGGGCATTACTTGGCCGAGTTCTCGATCTCTTACAAGCCAGTCAAGCATGGAAGACCTGGTATTGGTGCTACCCACTCGTCAAGGTTCATTCCTCTCAAGTGA